The following nucleotide sequence is from Psychroserpens sp. Hel_I_66.
AAATTTTCTTATTTTTTGACCGCTATTTGTTTCTGTAAAATAGAGCTCCTCTTTGTATTCACTGTCAATTTTGTAGTAATCTAGATTGCCTTCGGCATTTTTCTTGACTAAAATAGAGTAGTAGCGATTTTTGAAAATTTCAAAGATTATAAAACTAGAATTTATTGAAGGGAAATAATGGTTAAAAGTAGTTTTGTCTCCTGTTCGATTTCCGCTAAAAGTCATTTCTCTTCCATCAATTATAAATAGAAAGTTTAGAGCGTAAATCAGCGTACTTTTTCCGATGTTGTTTGGTCCTACAATTTGAAGAGAATTACAATTGTCAAGTTCTATATCCGCTTTTGAGTAGATGTCAGAGTTTAATATTATTAATCGTTTAAGCATTCAATTTTTTTGTCAATTTAAGTCATTATTATCAATTTCCTACAAAGTTGAGCGTTGTCAAGAAACAGCTGTTTTGGTTTTTTTAGTGTTGCCCTTTGTATCGGCAAAAAAAACAAATGTGCTGTTTATGCGTTTGGCTTTTTTAGTTCAAATGTTGATGCTAAACACGATTTTCGCATTATTTACAACGTTTATGTATAAGATTAGTTGCGTGTTTTAAGCACCTAATTTAGCAAATACAAACCGAATAGAAAATCCGCGAGGATTTTCGAAAGTAGGCTTGCACTAGCAATTAATTTTATACGGTGTTACCTGCTGGCTTTTATTGTTTTCAATTCGTATTTATTCATTCCGCAATGTGAATTCAAAACTTTAAATTCTTCATCGCCACGTTTTGTCAAATATTTAATAAACTTCTTTTCGTAATCATTCCAAGTTCCGCCAATTGATGTTTCTCGGCAAGTCTTGACTAAACTAAATATATGTCTTCGTGATTGCACAATCATTCCACCTGGTTTTGCTCCGATATTAAGTGCTTTAACACGATTAACAAATTCCTTTTGAGCTAATTGGTATTCAGCCAGATTTTCTTTAGAGGTCATTTTAATCAACTCAAATGTCTTTAGAGCATTAAGTTCGCTATGATAAGTAGCAATAAAAAGAGTAAAATGTTCGTAATAATTAGGTTCAGAATTTTTCGGATAGTCCTTGTTAGAGTAAGCTTCTATTTTCTGTAATCCGACGTTATGAAAAATTTGAGTGTGTACTGGCTTTTCTAAATCAGCAATGTCAAAAGTGTGTTTTCTTAAATTCTCTTTTAATACGTCTTTTGCAAAAAGTTCAGCAGAAATTGAGTAATCAGTATCTAATTCTGATTCTGTGTTTAGTTCAGCTTGGGTTTCGGTATTTGGTTCAGAATTCTGTTCCGTTTTTTGATTTTCCGATTTTTCCTTGCAAGAGCAAAAAATCAAAATCATTATTGTCAGTATGTAGTTTCGGATTCTCATTTTCAGCTTGCAGGTAACAATTAGATATAGAAAATTACCTATATCCCTATTATATGAGTCATAAACTATTTGTTTATGATTTCATTTTATTCAGCATACAAGAAACTGAAAATAAACGAAATATCATATACGTAGTTCTACGTAATTATTTATTATAAAAAAAAATGTAAAGTGCCTTTTCCCCGATGAGGGTAATTTTTATTTTTCTACTGGAAGTTTTCAAATATGATTGGAGTGATTTTTTGCCCATTAAAATTTGTATGCTGATAATTCTAAAAAAGCCTTGAAGAAGCTAATGAAAATGATTACAATTTACTTGTTATAGACTTTGAAATGCCAGTATACAATGCTTTTGAGTTAGCAAAAAAATAGCAAATAATAAAAAAATTATTTTTCTAACTTCCACATCAAATAACGAACAAAAAGTAATAAATAGTTTAGATATTTCTGGATATTTAAGCAAACCTTTTGACATTAAGGAGTTTGAAAATATTCTGAAACATAAGATTATAGGCAAAATAAAAACTACTAAGTCAAAAAAAACAAATCATCAAATTACATTACATATAGGAGTAAATAAAGATGTAAGATTTTCACCTGAACAAACCTTTTATATAAATACATCTAGAAATATTAATGGAGAACAACCAGATAAAAACCATGTATATATTTATGGAAGAAATGATAAAATTCTTTTTAAGAATGTTTATATAACCATAACCAAATTATCTAAATTATCTAAATTATTATCGACTGATAATTTTGAGAAAATTAACCAAAGTACGATTATCAATTTATCCCATTTAAAAGAAAGAGACAACACCATTATAAGCTTATATGATAGTAAAGAAACATTTGAAGTAACAGCTAAAGAAAAAATAGGTTTTGTTGGTAAATTGAGGGCTAAGTTTAGAATCTAGATATTTAAAAATCATATCCATTATTAACTAGCCTTTTGATTATAAACACTCCTACTATTGCCATAATAGTTAGAATAAATATGTTGGTAAACATTAGCTGTTTTAACACCTACCTCTTCATCTGTATAAAAGTCTTGTGGTAAATACAATAAGTTATCATAAATTGCACTTTTAACCTGTGCTTTTATTTGCCTACTTTCTCTCCAATTTTCAATTTTAAGCTTTTCAGATTTTAAAGTTTCTAACGTTTTTGCAGCTACTTTTTTAACTTCTTTTAATTCTTTAATTGAAAGTTCTTTGCCTTCCTTCAGTAAATCGAAAATAGCCAATGTTTCTTGATCTTTTAAATTTTCTCTAACTACACGTTGTTCTTCAACTGATAAATCCTCAATGAATTTTGTAAGATTTCCGAAAGTTTCAATAGTATCTTCTAAACTTTTTCCTTTGTTGTACTCATCAATTATTTCTTTGTAACGCTCATAAAAGGCAATACGTAATGGATTTTCTTTAAGCATTTGTTCTAAGCGCTGCTCAATGGCTTCTTGTAAATTAAATACCAAGGTGTTTTTACGAGGTGTTTTTGCGAAAGCAGCTCTTAGCTTATCGAAATCTAAAGATGATAAATCCACATAAACTTCTTTATGAGGTTCATTGACTAAAATTTGATCTTGAATAACAACACTGTCACTCACTATAGCTTGCAAGTCCATAATGATTTGAGTAACATCTGCTGATTTCACATTTTGATTTAATGCAGTATAAATAGCCTCAATTGCATTGTAATCTCTCTCGTGTTTCTTTAATTTATCATTAGGAAACAACGCTTTGTATTTTCTAAAAACAACTCGAGCCATGGCTTCAAAAGTGGTTCTTGTGGTTTCATTTAAACACACACAATCTGTAGCCTCTTTTATTTTTGCAATTTTAGACATTGGTTTGGCATCCTTTAAGTCTTGAAGGGAAAACTTCAATTCTATTAAATACGCTTTTACATCTTTAATAGCTTGCTTTAATTCTATTTCTACATCTTCTAAAGGTTCAACAGGTTTTCCAAGTTTTCCTTTTCCACCAGACTTCCCGCCTTCACCATAAATAGAATAGGCATGTTCTAATTGTTTATAAACATTACCATAATCTATAATTAAACCGTTTTCTTTTTCATCATCATAGACACGATTGGCTCTTGCAATGGTTTGCATTAGCGTGTGTCCTTTTATAGGTTTATCTAGATATACTGTTGAAACGCAAGGTGCATCAAAACCAGTAATCCACATGGCACAAACTATGGCTAATCGAAACGGATTGTCTTCATCTTTAAACTCTTTCTCTAAGTTTCTTTCCACCATTTTTCTGCGATGCACCTCAATATCTAAATCCATTTTACGGAACTTATCTACTTCATTTTGCTCACTACTCACGACCACACAAATTTCGGTTTCTTTTATTTTGTTGTATTTGCGTTTAAGTTCTTGTTCTTCTTGTTGGTCTTCTGCATTTTTAATGCGCTCTTCTAATTCTTTTAAATATTCTGGCCAATAGCTTTGAATCAATTCGTACATTCTAACTGCTGTTGGCTTATCTAAAGCCACATACATCGCCTTACCTTGATACCCTCTTTCGTTAAAATGCCAAACCAAATCTTTGGCAATAGCTTCTAAACGCGGTTGTGCTGTAAGTATAGGATAGTTTCTACTAAATAAATATTCAAGTTTTTTCTTTTGGTCATCATCAAGGTCTTCGTTTTCAAAGACCTCAGCCATTTGGTCGTCTAATTCTGGATTAGTGATATCTAACTTTTCGCCACGATTTAAATAACGTAATGGTAAGGTGGCTTCATCTTCTATGGCACGTTTAAAGTCATATACCGACACATATTCACCAAAGATATTTTTGGTTAGCTCTTCCTCTTCCTTTATAATTGGTGTTCCTGTAAACCCTAAATAAGATGCATTTGGCAAACCATGAAAACGCATATTTCTTGCATAAGTACCAGATTGGGTTCGGTGTGCTTCGTCACTAATGACGATGACGTTTTTACGTTCTGTGATTAAGGGATATTCACTTTCTAGTTTTGGATCTATTGAAAATTTATGAATGAGTGTAAACACATATCTGTGATTTTCAGAGAGCAGTTCTCGTAAATGCTCCCGACCAGTCATGCCTTTCTTTTTACCTGCTATTACATTTTTATCGTTTACGACGCCAACTCCAGAAAACGTATCGTACAATTGGTTTTCTAATTCGGTTCTGTCAACAGCAATTAAAAAGG
It contains:
- a CDS encoding LytTR family transcriptional regulator DNA-binding domain-containing protein is translated as MNGEQPDKNHVYIYGRNDKILFKNVYITITKLSKLSKLLSTDNFEKINQSTIINLSHLKERDNTIISLYDSKETFEVTAKEKIGFVGKLRAKFRI
- a CDS encoding type I restriction endonuclease subunit R; its protein translation is MSYEYSEDGLIENATQEVLEELGWTVLSAWKKESFGADGLLGREYKSEVILSRYVLQALKKLNPHHPELAYQQAVDRITQNVADQTLGSINKEKSNLLKNGVPVSYTNDKGELVKTKLKVFNFNNYQDNHFLAVRQLEVIGELYSRRPDVVGFVNGIPLVFFELKAHHQDLRHAYNDNLKDYKDAIPHVFHNNGFVILSNGLDAKVGTITSKYKYFLDWKRIEEHEEGEVSLDTMLRGTCDKHRLMDIFENFLLFDDSEGDVVKLMAKNHQYIGVNKVIENVDNIEDLEGKLGVFWHTQGSGKSYSMVFLCEKIHRKLGGSYTFLIAVDRTELENQLYDTFSGVGVVNDKNVIAGKKKGMTGREHLRELLSENHRYVFTLIHKFSIDPKLESEYPLITERKNVIVISDEAHRTQSGTYARNMRFHGLPNASYLGFTGTPIIKEEEELTKNIFGEYVSVYDFKRAIEDEATLPLRYLNRGEKLDITNPELDDQMAEVFENEDLDDDQKKKLEYLFSRNYPILTAQPRLEAIAKDLVWHFNERGYQGKAMYVALDKPTAVRMYELIQSYWPEYLKELEERIKNAEDQQEEQELKRKYNKIKETEICVVVSSEQNEVDKFRKMDLDIEVHRRKMVERNLEKEFKDEDNPFRLAIVCAMWITGFDAPCVSTVYLDKPIKGHTLMQTIARANRVYDDEKENGLIIDYGNVYKQLEHAYSIYGEGGKSGGKGKLGKPVEPLEDVEIELKQAIKDVKAYLIELKFSLQDLKDAKPMSKIAKIKEATDCVCLNETTRTTFEAMARVVFRKYKALFPNDKLKKHERDYNAIEAIYTALNQNVKSADVTQIIMDLQAIVSDSVVIQDQILVNEPHKEVYVDLSSLDFDKLRAAFAKTPRKNTLVFNLQEAIEQRLEQMLKENPLRIAFYERYKEIIDEYNKGKSLEDTIETFGNLTKFIEDLSVEEQRVVRENLKDQETLAIFDLLKEGKELSIKELKEVKKVAAKTLETLKSEKLKIENWRESRQIKAQVKSAIYDNLLYLPQDFYTDEEVGVKTANVYQHIYSNYYGNSRSVYNQKAS